In Phormidium yuhuli AB48, one genomic interval encodes:
- a CDS encoding hybrid sensor histidine kinase/response regulator: MIDGKIPILAIGFDVDTDPQAKEALRVFTTPNPGDLTPKLLCTRQYPTTDWLPREPMLGGILVDGDRVNPQATLTALRQEFPQTPIVVVSGQGDLEVPMMMAGADDCVNRQHFSPEGLAMVWRVLFRGYRSGDRSSNPSGTSWGIQEEDCDISHPGGDRQELEARISEQSRLIAAQHQELKRQREQIRRQHLAILEASRMKSAFLSTVSHELRTPLNVIIGFSQLLLRKKNSTLTPVQTQTLQCIFNNGKQLLSVINDIIERSKLEAGASELQPKEFNVVQLVTSIAGNARWLCEQKGLELKVEAKVDNPRVIQDHQGVRRVVSNLLANALKFTEEGNISVRIWEMTPDRLAIAVSDTGIGIAPEHLKRIFTAFEQLDNSLARNYNGVGLGLALVDSLVKIMKGSIYVESAQGEGSTFRVELPRSVVDAYANEPRESYEPREPYHFLKKQAS, from the coding sequence ATGATAGATGGAAAAATCCCAATTCTCGCCATCGGCTTTGATGTCGATACGGATCCCCAAGCCAAAGAGGCGTTACGGGTCTTTACGACCCCGAATCCTGGAGACCTGACTCCAAAGCTTTTGTGTACTCGGCAGTATCCCACCACGGACTGGCTCCCCCGAGAGCCGATGTTGGGGGGGATTTTGGTGGATGGCGATCGCGTTAACCCTCAAGCGACGCTGACGGCTTTACGACAGGAGTTTCCTCAAACTCCAATTGTTGTTGTGAGTGGTCAGGGGGATTTGGAGGTGCCGATGATGATGGCGGGGGCAGATGATTGTGTGAATCGTCAGCACTTTAGCCCCGAGGGCCTGGCCATGGTGTGGCGGGTTTTGTTTCGTGGCTACCGCAGCGGCGATCGCTCGTCTAACCCGTCAGGGACTTCATGGGGTATTCAGGAGGAGGATTGCGATATTTCTCATCCAGGGGGCGATCGCCAGGAGCTTGAAGCACGGATTAGTGAGCAGAGTCGCTTGATTGCGGCGCAACATCAGGAGTTGAAACGACAACGGGAGCAGATTCGCCGGCAGCATCTGGCGATTCTTGAAGCCTCTCGCATGAAATCGGCATTTCTGTCCACCGTTTCTCATGAGTTACGAACACCGCTGAATGTAATTATCGGTTTTTCTCAGCTTTTACTACGGAAAAAGAACAGCACGTTGACTCCTGTTCAGACTCAAACACTACAATGTATTTTTAATAATGGCAAACAGCTATTATCGGTTATCAATGATATTATTGAACGCTCAAAATTAGAGGCAGGAGCATCAGAACTTCAACCGAAAGAATTTAATGTAGTGCAGTTGGTCACCTCTATTGCAGGCAATGCTCGCTGGCTGTGTGAACAGAAAGGACTTGAGCTAAAGGTTGAGGCTAAGGTGGATAATCCTCGGGTCATTCAAGACCATCAGGGCGTGCGCCGCGTTGTATCCAATCTTTTGGCTAATGCACTCAAGTTTACTGAGGAAGGAAACATTTCAGTTCGCATTTGGGAAATGACCCCTGATCGGTTGGCTATTGCTGTTTCTGATACAGGAATTGGGATAGCTCCGGAGCATTTAAAACGCATTTTTACGGCATTTGAACAGTTAGATAATTCCCTAGCTCGCAATTATAATGGCGTGGGGTTAGGGTTAGCCCTTGTGGACTCCCTGGTTAAAATAATGAAGGGCAGTATTTACGTGGAAAGTGCTCAGGGAGAAGGCTCTACATTTCGAGTTGAGTTACCTCGTTCTGTGGTTGATGCTTATGCGAATGAGCCACGAGAATCCTATGAGCCACGGGAACCCTATCATTTTTTAAAAAAGCAAGCGTCCTAA
- a CDS encoding RRXRR domain-containing protein, producing MQRIPVQNPDGTPAMPTKRCRAQRWVEQGRATWVKTNLRLKAVRLKAEPSGRNTQPIVVGVDPGKLYSGIAVQSAKATLFQSHLELPYLRVRERMDNRRRLRRSRRSRRINRERPFQLRNHRQKRFNNRRQKKVAPSIRANRDLEFRVVRELSRLFPIAAIGYEKVRADVDLTSGRKGAKSGKGFSPVMVGQAYALEHMEQIAPVYTRYGWQRDGNGTAQVRSMLGLRKSQDKARPIPQTHAVDGLALACGYFVQYRPFYRQRSQGCLVFGQVKLTSAPFVVIKRPPISRRQLHLMVPKKKGVRRKYGGTVTRHGFRKGDLVRAEKAGRVSVGYVSGDTARQVSVSGPTWKRIGQFSAGKVKLLYRATGILVSCPQRWSVSGALNPTA from the coding sequence ATGCAACGTATTCCTGTCCAAAACCCTGATGGGACTCCCGCCATGCCCACCAAGCGCTGTCGGGCGCAGCGATGGGTAGAGCAAGGCCGAGCCACATGGGTGAAGACTAATCTGCGCCTTAAGGCAGTGCGCTTAAAAGCCGAACCATCGGGTCGTAATACCCAACCCATTGTGGTTGGAGTAGACCCCGGCAAACTCTATTCAGGGATTGCCGTTCAATCGGCTAAAGCGACCTTATTCCAGTCCCACCTGGAACTCCCCTATCTCAGGGTACGGGAGCGGATGGATAATCGTAGAAGGCTTCGGCGTTCTCGCCGTAGTCGGCGAATCAATCGAGAACGACCTTTCCAATTACGGAATCATCGCCAAAAACGATTTAACAACCGTAGACAGAAGAAAGTCGCCCCCAGCATCCGAGCCAACCGAGACCTAGAGTTTCGGGTCGTGAGGGAGCTATCCCGACTGTTCCCCATTGCCGCCATTGGCTATGAGAAAGTCCGCGCCGACGTGGATTTGACCTCAGGTCGAAAAGGGGCAAAATCCGGTAAAGGCTTCTCACCGGTCATGGTGGGGCAAGCCTACGCCCTTGAGCACATGGAGCAGATTGCCCCAGTTTATACTCGCTACGGGTGGCAGCGAGATGGCAATGGCACGGCTCAAGTTCGCTCGATGTTGGGATTAAGGAAATCTCAGGATAAAGCCAGGCCAATCCCCCAAACCCATGCTGTCGATGGTCTTGCCTTAGCTTGTGGATACTTCGTTCAGTATCGCCCTTTCTACCGACAACGGAGTCAGGGTTGTCTGGTATTTGGCCAGGTTAAGCTCACATCTGCCCCATTTGTGGTGATTAAACGGCCACCCATCAGTCGTCGGCAACTGCACCTGATGGTTCCGAAAAAGAAGGGGGTACGCCGCAAATATGGTGGCACAGTGACCCGCCACGGATTCCGAAAAGGGGATTTGGTACGGGCTGAGAAGGCGGGTCGTGTCTCGGTTGGCTATGTCAGCGGGGATACCGCCCGGCAGGTTTCTGTTTCTGGTCCGACCTGGAAGCGTATTGGCCAGTTTAGTGCTGGCAAGGTTAAATTACTCTATCGCGCCACGGGCATTTTAGTCAGTTGCCCGCAGAGATGGTCAGTCAGTGGGGCATTGAACCCCACCGCCTGA
- a CDS encoding COP23 domain-containing protein, translated as MLLNSHLTHSPRWLAVAGALGLTIAMAPGAVAQLPEIPAEDTSSTESTDPVADDVRFSCRNVNGEYTVMYHPDGQGGQGYAWATPTALGGGWTPERRCQEISRRLESYRPDGLLELGTNVENGYDVVCVTTQENSSCRIVLTVPPGQDPRQTRDLVFENIVLADSGTSTDGVTALTGSSGVEIVEGLLGIELPEGLGGRRSSPNRRSTSSDWIDLRPFLAPNDGGTGGQLQNFRGSSPSPSPENPQLDPSRF; from the coding sequence ATGTTACTGAACTCTCACTTGACGCACTCTCCCCGGTGGTTAGCCGTTGCCGGCGCACTGGGGTTAACGATCGCCATGGCCCCTGGGGCAGTAGCCCAACTCCCAGAAATCCCAGCCGAAGACACCAGCTCCACAGAATCCACAGATCCGGTGGCTGATGACGTACGTTTCTCTTGTCGCAACGTCAATGGCGAGTACACGGTGATGTACCATCCTGACGGTCAGGGAGGACAAGGTTATGCTTGGGCAACGCCAACAGCCCTAGGAGGCGGCTGGACCCCGGAACGTCGTTGTCAAGAAATTAGCCGTCGTCTGGAGTCCTATCGTCCCGATGGCTTATTGGAGTTGGGAACCAACGTGGAAAATGGCTATGACGTGGTCTGTGTGACCACTCAGGAAAATAGCAGTTGTCGTATTGTCCTGACGGTTCCCCCAGGACAAGATCCACGACAAACTCGGGATTTAGTGTTTGAAAACATTGTTCTGGCGGATTCGGGAACCTCCACAGATGGGGTGACGGCCTTAACCGGGAGCAGTGGGGTAGAAATTGTTGAGGGCCTGTTAGGCATCGAACTTCCTGAGGGTCTTGGGGGTCGTCGCTCATCTCCCAATCGCCGCAGTACCTCCTCGGATTGGATTGATTTGCGTCCTTTCTTAGCTCCCAACGATGGGGGAACCGGGGGACAACTGCAAAACTTCCGGGGTTCGTCTCCGAGTCCCTCCCCTGAAAATCCCCAACTAGACCCCAGTCGTTTTTAG
- the crtR gene encoding beta-carotene hydroxylase, with translation MTAIASDPKPITTVPKEFLGPPAGIFNPTVLLMLGATGLVVLSVCGYWMWEIPHWCCFLMNVTALHMAGTVIHDASHHVAHRNKLANAVLGHSSALMLGFAFPVFTRVHMQHHANVNDPENDPDHFVSTGGPLWMIAARFFYHEIFFFKRRLWRNNELMEWFLSRLFLIAVVGLSIHFGVVGYVLNYWFSAALVVGLALGLFFDYLPHRPFQERDRWLNARVYPSPLLNILILGQNYHLIHHLWPSVPWYSYQGAYYATKPLLDEKGCDQSLGIFREGKSFFSFLYDVFLGIRIH, from the coding sequence ATGACTGCAATTGCTTCAGATCCAAAGCCTATCACGACGGTTCCCAAGGAATTTCTCGGTCCACCGGCTGGAATCTTCAATCCGACGGTGTTGCTGATGTTGGGTGCAACAGGCTTGGTCGTGCTGTCGGTGTGTGGCTATTGGATGTGGGAGATTCCCCATTGGTGTTGTTTCCTGATGAATGTCACCGCCCTTCACATGGCCGGGACGGTGATTCATGATGCCTCTCATCATGTAGCTCACCGCAATAAACTGGCTAACGCCGTCCTTGGCCATAGTAGCGCCCTGATGCTGGGGTTCGCCTTTCCGGTCTTTACACGAGTTCATATGCAGCATCATGCCAATGTCAATGATCCGGAGAATGACCCGGATCATTTTGTTTCCACTGGGGGGCCCCTGTGGATGATTGCGGCGCGATTTTTCTATCATGAGATTTTCTTCTTTAAACGCCGACTCTGGCGCAACAATGAACTCATGGAATGGTTCCTCAGCCGCTTATTCCTGATTGCGGTGGTGGGACTGTCCATTCACTTCGGCGTCGTCGGCTATGTCCTCAACTACTGGTTCTCAGCGGCGTTAGTGGTGGGGTTAGCCTTGGGCTTATTCTTTGACTATCTGCCCCATCGTCCCTTTCAGGAGCGCGATCGCTGGCTTAATGCCCGAGTGTATCCCAGTCCCCTGCTCAATATCCTGATTTTGGGGCAGAACTACCACCTGATTCATCACCTCTGGCCCTCTGTGCCTTGGTATAGCTATCAGGGGGCTTATTACGCCACCAAGCCGCTCCTAGATGAAAAAGGCTGTGACCAGTCCTTGGGGATTTTCCGGGAGGGGAAAAGCTTTTTTAGCTTTCTCTATGACGTATTTCTGGGCATCCGCATCCACTAA
- a CDS encoding response regulator: MIRTVLIEDHELTRVGIRAALEQTGVIDIVGEASTGKQGLQLLQDTQPDVAVLDIGLPDIDGIELLQRFRQSQHENADAVKVLILTMHDNEDAVLAAFAAGADSYSMKDASLDRLLEAIQLTHEGNTWIDPNIAQIVLRQARKSQLTSSSLQASPSGTTVSLGTPAAEVTDVEKTDLKEDSRSIEGVDSEVQQLMESDPLTKRELEILELIVGGCNNAQIAEKLYITVGTVKTHVRSILNKLCVDDRTQAAVRALRSGLVN; the protein is encoded by the coding sequence ATGATTCGCACCGTATTGATCGAAGACCACGAACTGACTCGGGTTGGCATTCGGGCAGCCCTCGAGCAAACTGGCGTGATAGACATTGTTGGGGAAGCCTCCACTGGCAAACAAGGATTACAGCTTCTCCAGGATACCCAACCCGACGTAGCCGTGCTCGACATTGGCTTGCCCGATATTGATGGAATTGAGCTGCTGCAACGGTTTCGTCAGTCTCAGCACGAGAATGCGGATGCCGTCAAAGTCTTGATCCTGACCATGCACGACAACGAAGACGCCGTCCTAGCCGCCTTCGCCGCCGGGGCCGACTCCTACAGTATGAAGGATGCCAGTTTAGACCGTCTCCTAGAAGCCATTCAGCTAACCCATGAAGGGAACACCTGGATTGACCCCAACATCGCCCAAATCGTGCTAAGACAGGCTCGTAAATCCCAGTTAACCTCCTCCTCCCTGCAAGCCTCCCCCTCGGGAACCACCGTCTCCCTAGGAACCCCAGCCGCTGAGGTCACCGACGTCGAAAAAACTGACCTTAAGGAAGATTCCCGCAGCATCGAAGGTGTCGATTCCGAAGTGCAGCAATTAATGGAATCCGATCCCCTCACCAAACGGGAATTAGAAATTCTGGAGCTCATCGTCGGCGGCTGTAACAACGCCCAAATTGCCGAAAAACTCTACATCACCGTGGGAACCGTCAAAACCCATGTGCGCAGTATCCTCAATAAACTCTGTGTGGACGATCGCACCCAAGCCGCCGTGCGGGCCCTGCGATCGGGCCTCGTTAACTAA
- the kaiB gene encoding circadian clock protein KaiB, translated as MTPPKKTYVLKLYVAGNTANSVRALKTLNDLLEREFQGVYALKVIDVLKNPQLAEEDKILATPTLAKILPPPVRKIIGDLSDREKVLIGLDLLYEELYDRDPQMPE; from the coding sequence ATGACGCCTCCCAAAAAAACCTACGTCTTAAAACTCTACGTTGCCGGAAACACAGCCAACTCGGTACGGGCGCTCAAAACCCTAAATGACCTTCTCGAACGAGAATTTCAGGGCGTCTATGCCCTTAAGGTCATTGACGTGCTCAAAAATCCGCAACTGGCAGAGGAAGATAAAATTTTAGCCACACCGACCCTGGCCAAGATTCTGCCTCCCCCTGTCCGTAAAATTATCGGCGACCTCTCAGATCGGGAGAAAGTGCTGATTGGCCTAGACTTACTCTACGAGGAATTGTACGATCGCGACCCTCAGATGCCAGAGTAG
- a CDS encoding ArnT family glycosyltransferase gives MLSSLSGPMNPLLHVRRRSNLEWFCALTLLISALTLFLTNLGLVALRDWDEGIVAQVAREIWENPQSWLHPTLHGQPYLNKPPLVHGLIALSYHLFGSADEISARVPGAILASLSVPLLYFVGRELWPHRSPAVWAALAYLTWMPVVRHGRLAMLEGAILCFWLLWLLCLLRTRRNLSYALGLGIAATLVGLTKGVMLVVLFGAISLGFLLWDTPRLLTTPWFWLGISLGILPLGAWYLAQWTYYGEQFWVENLLNQSASRVWEAVEGNTGPPWYYLLELLKHGFPTLIFLPAALKLTWRNQTLSWARLILVAGGSYFGAISLMGTKLPWYILPLYPLLALAVGPVFAEIWDYLERQGQPSRDPHPRYPKPWFWCFLVMALGAWAATLLVGYSLTELLEREILHLLPPVLAAALTLSLCTLLIARRNANLPSVFIWGWFLTLMFFFSSFDWVWELNEDYPVKPVAAMIQQNTQGQPVYTSHPYTRPSLDFYVNRPVVSASPEQLHDYWHRETPTCLLLDDESFERLNLGADDLVGITVDWLLACHLGKGTIAAPTLPVPGKTRQS, from the coding sequence ATGCTGTCATCCTTATCCGGGCCCATGAACCCCCTGCTGCACGTTCGCCGTCGCTCCAACCTAGAATGGTTTTGCGCCCTGACCTTACTGATTAGTGCCCTAACCCTGTTTCTGACCAACCTGGGCCTGGTGGCCTTGCGAGATTGGGATGAAGGGATCGTTGCCCAGGTGGCGCGAGAAATTTGGGAGAACCCCCAAAGCTGGTTACATCCCACCCTTCATGGTCAGCCATATCTCAATAAACCCCCCCTCGTTCATGGCCTAATCGCCCTAAGTTACCACCTATTTGGCAGTGCCGACGAAATCTCAGCCCGAGTTCCTGGGGCAATTTTGGCATCCCTATCCGTGCCATTACTCTATTTCGTCGGGCGAGAACTGTGGCCCCACCGCTCTCCAGCCGTCTGGGCAGCCTTAGCATACCTCACCTGGATGCCGGTAGTGCGCCATGGACGCTTAGCCATGTTAGAAGGGGCCATTCTCTGTTTTTGGCTGCTCTGGCTCCTCTGTCTACTACGAACCCGACGTAATCTCAGTTATGCTCTGGGCCTGGGGATCGCAGCTACCTTGGTGGGCCTAACCAAAGGGGTGATGTTAGTGGTTCTCTTTGGGGCCATTTCCTTGGGCTTTCTCCTTTGGGATACCCCGCGCCTGCTAACTACCCCTTGGTTTTGGTTGGGGATTAGTTTGGGAATCTTGCCCCTGGGAGCCTGGTATTTGGCTCAGTGGACCTATTACGGAGAGCAGTTTTGGGTAGAAAATTTACTGAATCAATCTGCCAGTCGAGTTTGGGAGGCCGTCGAGGGCAACACAGGGCCACCCTGGTATTACCTGTTAGAACTCTTAAAACATGGCTTTCCCACCCTCATTTTCCTACCCGCCGCCCTAAAACTCACCTGGCGCAACCAAACCTTGAGTTGGGCCCGCCTGATTTTGGTCGCTGGGGGTAGTTATTTCGGAGCTATTTCCCTGATGGGGACGAAACTTCCCTGGTATATTCTGCCCCTATATCCCCTATTGGCCCTGGCCGTGGGCCCGGTCTTTGCGGAAATTTGGGACTACCTGGAACGACAGGGACAACCGAGCCGTGATCCTCATCCCCGCTATCCCAAGCCTTGGTTTTGGTGTTTCCTGGTCATGGCCTTAGGGGCTTGGGCAGCAACCCTCTTGGTGGGCTATTCCCTAACAGAACTCCTAGAACGGGAAATACTGCATTTGTTGCCACCGGTGCTAGCCGCCGCTCTCACGCTGAGTCTGTGTACTCTCCTCATTGCCAGGCGCAACGCCAATCTCCCCTCAGTATTCATTTGGGGCTGGTTTCTGACGCTGATGTTCTTCTTTTCATCCTTCGACTGGGTTTGGGAACTCAATGAAGACTATCCTGTGAAACCGGTCGCAGCCATGATTCAACAAAACACCCAGGGACAACCGGTGTATACCTCTCACCCCTACACCCGCCCCTCATTAGATTTTTATGTCAACCGTCCTGTTGTTAGTGCCAGCCCTGAGCAATTGCATGACTATTGGCATCGGGAAACCCCCACCTGTCTGTTGCTAGATGATGAGAGTTTTGAGAGGCTCAACTTGGGGGCAGATGACCTTGTGGGCATCACCGTTGATTGGTTATTAGCCTGTCATCTTGGGAAAGGGACTATTGCGGCCCCAACCCTCCCGGTTCCTGGAAAGACTCGTCAAAGTTAA
- a CDS encoding ABC1 kinase family protein: MDVKTVSPPQSTPDLSEDLNLQDPVLEGDFDDDGKGLRYDPEMVANRYRGRFWHVAGRLFDSVYPFLRFFLSLWWDRQTGSVAKNQRRRAVKMREILTKLGPAYIKIGQALSTRPDLVPPLYLEELSQLQDQLPPFPNEVAFRFIEEELGAPPDKIYAELSENPVAAASLGQVYKGKLKTGELVAVKVQRPDLLERVALDIYLLRSLAIWIQARVKRLRSDLVAILDEFAARIFEEMDYSHEAENAERFAHLYGHLRDIYVPKIYEDYTRRRVLTMEWISGTKLTNLEAIAQQGIDARYLIEVGVQCSLRQLLEHGFFHADPHPGNLLAMEDGKLAYLDFGMMSEVKSYQRYGLIEAVVHLVNRDFEGLAHDYVKLEFLSEDTDLTPIIPALASVFNDALGASVAELNFKSITDQLSELMYEYPFKVPAYYALIIRSLVTLEGIAINVDPEFKVLSKAYPYVAKRLLTDPSPQLRNSLRELLFKDDRFRWNRLENLLKNAKGSEDYDLANALNQALDFLFSERGEFIRDRLVNEIVKNVDLLSQDAVQNTNAALSEWLGLSNGKNGKGLAAPNRLNPQPMSEQDRQNLEHIKRIWAILQDTPGFDPMKLVRLVPGLVAKPETQQMGQEIVSSLAQRAIARLIRNFVLTREPIPASSGPVVPPERRLPPSNRRS, encoded by the coding sequence ATGGATGTCAAAACCGTTTCCCCTCCTCAAAGCACTCCCGATCTATCAGAGGATCTCAATCTCCAGGACCCTGTCCTAGAGGGAGATTTTGATGATGATGGTAAAGGACTTCGCTACGACCCCGAGATGGTGGCCAACCGCTATCGGGGCCGGTTTTGGCATGTTGCTGGACGGCTATTTGATAGTGTTTACCCCTTTCTGCGCTTTTTCCTGAGTCTCTGGTGGGATCGTCAAACGGGTTCGGTTGCCAAAAATCAGCGGCGGCGAGCGGTCAAAATGCGGGAGATTCTCACGAAGTTGGGACCGGCGTATATCAAAATTGGTCAGGCCCTATCGACTCGTCCAGATTTAGTCCCGCCTCTCTATCTCGAAGAACTCAGCCAACTCCAGGATCAACTCCCCCCTTTCCCCAATGAGGTGGCGTTCCGCTTCATTGAGGAAGAACTAGGCGCTCCCCCCGATAAAATTTACGCTGAACTCTCCGAGAACCCAGTGGCGGCGGCCTCTCTGGGACAGGTGTATAAGGGGAAATTGAAAACTGGGGAGTTGGTGGCGGTTAAGGTCCAACGCCCAGATTTGCTGGAACGAGTGGCTCTGGATATTTATCTGTTGCGTAGTCTGGCCATCTGGATTCAGGCTCGGGTGAAACGCCTACGCAGTGACTTGGTGGCGATTCTCGATGAGTTTGCGGCTCGTATTTTCGAGGAGATGGACTATAGCCATGAAGCGGAGAATGCCGAACGGTTTGCTCATCTGTATGGCCATCTGCGAGATATCTATGTTCCCAAAATCTATGAAGACTATACCCGTCGCCGTGTCTTGACGATGGAGTGGATCTCGGGAACGAAACTCACCAATTTAGAGGCGATCGCCCAACAGGGGATTGATGCCCGCTATCTGATTGAAGTGGGGGTACAATGTTCTCTACGACAATTGTTAGAACATGGCTTTTTCCACGCCGACCCCCATCCGGGCAACTTATTGGCCATGGAAGATGGCAAGTTAGCCTATTTGGACTTCGGCATGATGAGCGAGGTCAAATCCTATCAACGCTATGGCTTAATTGAGGCGGTGGTGCATTTGGTCAACCGCGACTTTGAAGGCTTAGCTCATGATTATGTGAAGCTGGAATTTCTCTCGGAGGATACGGACTTAACGCCGATTATTCCAGCCTTGGCCTCGGTGTTTAATGATGCCCTCGGGGCCAGTGTGGCGGAACTCAACTTCAAAAGCATTACGGACCAACTCTCGGAGTTGATGTATGAATATCCCTTTAAGGTTCCGGCCTATTATGCCCTGATTATTCGCTCGTTGGTGACTCTAGAAGGGATTGCTATTAACGTTGACCCGGAGTTTAAGGTCTTGAGTAAAGCCTATCCCTATGTGGCGAAGCGGCTGCTCACAGACCCGTCACCGCAGTTGCGAAACTCCCTACGGGAGCTGTTGTTTAAGGACGATCGCTTCCGTTGGAATCGTTTGGAAAATCTGCTGAAAAATGCTAAGGGCAGTGAGGATTATGATTTGGCGAATGCCCTCAATCAAGCCCTGGATTTCCTATTTTCAGAACGGGGGGAATTTATCCGCGATCGCCTGGTCAATGAGATTGTTAAAAATGTCGATCTTCTCTCTCAAGATGCGGTTCAGAATACCAATGCCGCTCTGAGTGAATGGTTGGGGTTAAGCAATGGTAAGAATGGTAAGGGACTAGCCGCGCCTAACCGTCTGAACCCCCAGCCGATGTCGGAACAGGATCGGCAAAATCTGGAGCATATCAAACGCATTTGGGCAATTCTCCAGGATACCCCAGGGTTTGACCCGATGAAGTTAGTGCGTCTGGTTCCCGGCTTAGTGGCGAAACCGGAAACCCAACAAATGGGGCAGGAAATTGTCAGTAGTTTAGCCCAACGGGCGATCGCACGGTTAATCCGTAATTTTGTCTTAACCCGTGAACCCATCCCCGCTTCATCGGGCCCGGTCGTTCCCCCAGAACGTCGCCTTCCCCCAAGCAATCGCCGCTCGTAA
- the kaiC gene encoding circadian clock protein KaiC, which produces MDSHAEQENPRNLQGVHKIRTMIEGFDDISHGGLPAGRTTLVSGTSGTGKTLFTVQFLYNGITYFNEPGVFVTFEESPADLIKNAQSFGWDLQGLVDEGKLFILDASPDPEGQDVVGNFDLSALIERIQYGIRKYKAKRVSIDSVTAVFQQYDAAPVVRREIFRLVARLKQLNATTVMTTERLEEYGAVARFGVEEFVSDNVVIVRNVLEGERRRRTIEILKLRGTTHMKGEYPFTMTNNGINIFPLGAMRLTQRSSNVRVSSGVKTLDEMCGGGFFKDSIILATGATGTGKTLLVSKFTEEGCLKGERAILFAYEESRAQLLRNAYSWGIDFEEMERRGLMKILCAYPESAGLEDHLQIIKTEIVDFKPSRIAIDSLSALARGVSNNAFRQFVIGVTGYAKQEEITGFFTNTTDQFMGSHSITDSHISTITDTILMLQYVEIRGQMSRALNVFKMRGSWHDTGIREYTISANGPEIKGSFREYEGIISGSPSRVSVNEKSELSRIMRGVQDSNDSDS; this is translated from the coding sequence ATGGACAGTCACGCCGAACAGGAAAATCCCCGTAACCTGCAAGGGGTTCATAAAATCCGAACCATGATTGAGGGGTTCGATGACATCAGCCACGGAGGACTCCCGGCCGGTCGCACCACCCTCGTCAGTGGAACCTCAGGAACGGGGAAAACCCTCTTCACCGTTCAGTTTCTCTACAATGGCATCACCTATTTCAATGAGCCAGGAGTCTTCGTCACCTTTGAAGAATCCCCGGCGGACCTAATCAAAAACGCTCAAAGTTTTGGTTGGGATCTCCAAGGACTCGTGGATGAGGGAAAACTCTTTATTCTCGATGCTTCTCCCGACCCGGAAGGCCAGGATGTCGTCGGGAACTTTGACCTGTCCGCCTTAATTGAGCGCATCCAATACGGTATCCGCAAATATAAAGCTAAACGGGTCTCCATCGATTCCGTGACCGCCGTTTTTCAACAATATGACGCGGCCCCTGTGGTGCGGCGCGAGATTTTTCGCCTCGTGGCCCGACTCAAGCAACTCAACGCCACCACCGTCATGACCACGGAACGCCTAGAAGAATATGGTGCGGTGGCTCGCTTTGGGGTGGAAGAGTTCGTCTCCGATAACGTCGTCATCGTTCGTAATGTCTTGGAAGGGGAACGGCGGCGGCGAACCATTGAAATCCTCAAACTGCGGGGAACCACTCATATGAAGGGAGAATATCCCTTCACCATGACCAATAACGGGATTAATATCTTCCCCCTCGGGGCCATGCGTCTCACTCAGCGGTCGTCCAACGTGCGAGTCTCCTCGGGGGTCAAAACCCTGGACGAAATGTGTGGCGGTGGTTTCTTCAAAGACTCGATTATCCTGGCGACCGGGGCCACCGGAACCGGTAAAACCCTCTTGGTGAGCAAGTTTACCGAAGAAGGCTGTCTTAAAGGGGAGCGGGCCATTCTCTTTGCTTATGAAGAGTCCCGGGCCCAATTACTGCGTAATGCCTATTCCTGGGGGATTGACTTCGAGGAAATGGAACGGCGAGGCTTGATGAAAATTCTCTGCGCCTATCCTGAATCGGCCGGCTTAGAAGACCATCTGCAAATCATTAAAACTGAGATTGTGGACTTCAAACCCTCCCGGATTGCCATTGACTCCCTCTCGGCCTTGGCCCGAGGGGTTAGTAACAACGCCTTCCGCCAGTTTGTGATTGGGGTAACAGGATACGCCAAACAGGAAGAAATTACCGGCTTCTTCACCAACACCACAGACCAATTTATGGGGTCTCATTCCATCACGGACTCTCATATTTCCACGATTACTGACACCATTTTGATGTTGCAGTATGTGGAAATTCGCGGTCAAATGTCTCGGGCCCTAAACGTCTTCAAAATGAGAGGCTCTTGGCATGACACGGGGATTCGAGAATATACCATCAGTGCCAATGGTCCCGAGATTAAGGGGTCATTCCGTGAGTATGAAGGGATTATCAGTGGCTCTCCCTCCCGAGTCTCGGTCAACGAGAAATCCGAACTCTCCCGGATTATGCGTGGGGTTCAAGACTCGAATGATAGTGACTCATAA